From Salvia splendens isolate huo1 chromosome 3, SspV2, whole genome shotgun sequence, a single genomic window includes:
- the LOC121796118 gene encoding probable trehalose-phosphate phosphatase F, which translates to MDLKSTKGSPVLADPAPINKSRLGIHSSLMPCSQSGQSFSTAVPSIPRKKPGKLDDVCSNGWLDAMKSSSPPRKKVLKDFNFADLVPDDGETAYESWKIRYPSALNSFRKISTRARNRKIVVFLDYDGTLSPIVDNPDRAFLSDDMRSAVRSVAEHFPTAIISGRSRDMVFKLVGLTELYYAGSHGMDIIFPGKEIVSRNNVNCVKSTDKEGKEINLFQPAREFLPMIDEVFAKLVETCKDIKGAKVENHKFCASVHYRNVDQENWHIIAQYVHDILKDYPRLRLTHGRKVLEIRPVINWDKGKAVEFLLESLGFSNCDDVLPIYIGDDRTDEDAFKVLKKRNCGYGILVSAVTKESNAFFSLKDTSEVQDFLESLVKMARGDARKNGTSWKSSE; encoded by the exons ATGGATTTGAAGTCGACAAAAGGTTCTCCGGTTCTTGCGGATCCTGCACCAATAAACAAGTCTCGACTGGGGATCCACTCTAGTCTCATGCCTTGCTCACAATCTGGGCAGTCTTTCTCCACTGCTGTCCCATCAATTCCCAGAAAAAAGCCAGGAAAGCTCGATGATGTCTGTTCCAATGGCTGGCTCGATGCTATGAAATCATCTTCCCCTCCTCGCAAGAAGGTTCTCAAGGATTTCAACTTTGCTGATTTGGTTCCCGATGATGGAGAAACTGCGTACGAGTCTTGGAAG ATCAGGTACCCATCAGCACTCAACTCCTTCCGGAAAATAAGTACTCGTGCAAGGAATAGGAAGATAGTCGTATTTCTAGATTATGACGGGACACtttcccccattgtggacaacCCTGATCGTGCTTTTTTGTCTGATGAT ATGCGGTCTGCAGTAAGGAGTGTTGCAGAGCATTTTCCAACAGCCATCATCAGCGGAAGAAGCCGTGACATG GTCTTCAAACTGGTAGGACTAACCGAACTCTACTATGCCGGTAGTCATGGAATGGACATCATATTCCCGGGCAAGGAGATTGTGTCGAGAAACAATGTAAATTGTGTTAAGTCAACTGACAAGGAG GGCAAGGAGATTAATCTATTCCAGCCTGCTAGGGAATTTTTACCTATGATTGATGAG GTTTTTGCTAAACTTGTTGAGACTTGTAAAGACATAAAAGGCGCAAAAGTGGAGAACCACAAATTTTGTGCCTCTGTACATTATCGCAATGTGGATCAGGAG AATTGGCATATAATTGCACAATATGTTCATGACATTCTGAAAGACTATCCGAGATTGCGACTAACTCATGGACGGAAG GTTTTAGAGATTCGTCCTGTTATTAACTGGGATAAGGGAAAGGCAGTTGAATTTCTTCTTGAATCTCTAG GGTTTAGCAACTGTGACGATGTGCTCCCCATTTACATCGGAGATGACAGAACTGATGAAGATGCATTCAAG GTTCTGAAGAAAAGGAATTGTGGCTACGGAATCCTTGTATCTGCTGTCACGAAAGAGAGCAATGCTTTCTTTTCTCTCAAGGACACTTCCGAG GTTCAAGATTTCCTCGAGTCCCTGGTGAAAATGGCACGAGGTGATGCAAGGAAAAACGGAACGAGCTGGAAATCATCCGAATAA
- the LOC121793891 gene encoding acid beta-fructofuranosidase 2, vacuolar-like encodes MVGLLGVGLFLVVRSSTRGYDESPKPAPAAPGGRGVREGVSAKSGPKLGPAYPWTAKLLTWQRTAYHFQPKKNWMNDPNGPLFYKGWYHFFYQYNPYGAVWGNIVWGHAVSSDLINWRHLPVAMIPDQWYDINGVWTGSATFLDDGKLVMLYTGATNESVQVQNLAYPADSSDPFLIDWVKYSGNPVLVPPPGIDIKDFRDPTTAWKTSEGKWRVAIGSKIKKTGMTLVYETKDFARYELLHDVLHAVPRTGMWECVDFYPVSTTEERGLDTSVTGPKVKHIVKTSLDDDRNDYYAIGTYDTKYGTWSPENPELDAGIGLRYDYGIFYASKTFYDQDKERRVLWGWIKETDSEEADIKKGWASLQAIPRTVVYDMKTGTNLLQWPVKEVETLRMDKKVFDMEANAGVIVPLDVGPTSQLDIVAEFEIDEEAMKRADGSGNEYECSRSGGAASRGALGPFGLLVLANEGLTELSPIYFYIYKNEKGNFQTFFCADHSRSSEATDVSKAIYGSTVPVLEGEKLSMRIMIDHSIVESFAQGGRTCITSRVYPTKALGNDAQIMLFNNATDANVTASLQIWQMGSSAFRNGAVLCVHALVVFVVSIIL; translated from the exons ATGGTAGGGCTGTTGGGCGTCGGACTGTTTCTTGTGGTCAGATCATCGACACGTGGCTATGATGAAAGCCCGAAGCCAGCCCCCGCGGCGCCGGGCGGCCGAGGGGTGAGGGAAGGTGTGTCGGCCAAGAGTGGGCCAAAGTTGGGACCTGCATATCCATGGACTGCTAAGTTGTTGACATGGCAAAGAACTGCCTACCATTTTCAGCCTAAGAAGAATTGGATGAATG ATCCAAATG GTCCATTGTTCTACAAGGGATGGTACCATTTCTTCTACCAATACAATCCATACGGCGCCGTATGGGGCAACATTGTTTGGGGCCACGCAGTTTCATCCGATCTCATAAACTGGCGCCACCTCCCTGTCGCCATGATCCCGGATCAATGGTACGACATCAATGGCGTTTGGACCGGGTCCGCCACCTTCCTCGATGATGGCAAATTGGTCATGCTCTACACGGGGGCCACCAACGAGTCAGTCCAGGTCCAAAATCTCGCATACCCGGCCGACTCGTCCGACCCCTTCCTCATTGACTGGGTAAAGTACTCAGGCAACCCGGTCCTGGTCCCGCCACCTGGCATTGACATTAAGGACTTTCGGGACCCCACCACTGCCTGGAAGACCTCAGAAGGAAAGTGGCGAGTCGCTATTGGCTCTAAGATTAAAAAGACTGGCATGACATTGGTCTACGAGACCAAGGACTTCGCAAGATACGAGCTCCTTCACGACGTGCTCCACGCAGTGCCCCGTACGGGCATGTGGGAGTGCGTTGACTTTTACCCGGTTTCCACCACCGAAGAAAGAGGGCTTGACACGTCGGTCACCGGCCCTAAAGTGAAGCACATTGTCAAAACTAGCCTCGATGATGATAGAAATGACTATTATGCCATTGGAACTTATGATACCAAGTATGGAACTTGGTCGCCCGAAAACCCTGAACTCGACGCCGGTATCGGACTGAGGTACGATTATGGAATTTTCTACGCATCGAAGACGTTTTACGATCAAGATAAAGAGAGGAGAGTTTTGTGGGGTTGGATCAAAGAAACGGATAGTGAAGAGGCCGACATAAAGAAGGGTTGGGCTTCACTTCAG GCTATTCCAAGGACAGTTGTATACGACATGAAAACAGGCACCAACCTCTTGCAATGGCCGGTGAAGGAGGTCGAGACACTGCGAATGGACAAGAAGGTTTTCGACATGGAGGCCAACGCAGGTGTTATCGTGCCCCTCGACGTTGGCCCCACGTCTCAG CTAGACATTGTGGCAGAGTTCGAAATAGACGAGGAGGCCATGAAGCGAGCAGACGGCAGCGGCAATGAGTATGAATGCTCCAGGAGCGGCGGCGCAGCCTCGAGAGGCGCATTAGGACCATTCGGCTTGTTGGTTCTCGCTAATGAAGGCCTAACCGAACTCTCTCCCATTTATTTCtacatctacaagaatgaaaaGGGAAACTTCCAGACATTCTTCTGTGCTGATCACTCAAG GTCGTCTGAGGCAACTGATGTGAGCAAAGCAATCTATGGAAGCACTGTCCCTGTACTTGAAGGCGAAAAATTGTCTATGAGAATCATG ATTGATCATTCGATTGTTGAGAGCTTCGCGCAAGGGGGGAGAACGTGCATCACGTCGCGCGTGTATCCAACGAAGGCTTTGGGCAATGATGCGCAGATTATGCTGTTTAACAATGCTACTGATGCGAATGTTACTGCTTCGTTGCAGATATGGCAGATGGGATCTTCTGCGTTCAGAAACGGTGCCGTTTTGTGCGTGCATGCGCTTGTTGTTTTCGTCGTTTCGATTATTTTGTAG